A genomic segment from Euleptes europaea isolate rEulEur1 chromosome 17, rEulEur1.hap1, whole genome shotgun sequence encodes:
- the PCDH12 gene encoding protocadherin-12 produces the protein MFLGLYVPVLWWSFLLLVDCQEVTTFTVQYQVPEEAQSGTVLGRLSEELGWAEGGRTAGSFQLLQPSALLPIQMDSQEGLLRTAGRLDREQLCPHRDLCLISFSVLAAKYLALIHVEIHVLDINDNGPQFPQPALELEISESVLLQTRIPLDRAVDPDAGSNGLCSYLLSPSEHFALEVTFGSDGTQQVELVVVKEVDRELYSSFLLTVTAVDHGEPPRSGSTFVRVTVLDSNDNSPTFTQSSVTVEIREDASMGTFLVNLTATDPDQGPNGEIEYSLSKHTPAEVLRTFAIESRTGRVLLQQPLDYEKKTSYEVDVQARDHGANPIPAHCKLSVRVVDVNDNRPDVHVIWAGQAATVSEAQPKNSFVGLVILSDPDAGNNGKVDCYISQGAAHFSLRRINPSSYMLLTIAPLDRESRAEHNLTLFVQDRGAPSLAATRDFTVHVGDINDNVPFFEANLYHVSVAENSTPPSALLAVRAHDADAGLNGKVTYTIPDGVVSEWLAIDAGTGEIWTRTAFDAEKMAGFEFIVTAQDAGQPKLSSNVSVRVTVLDVNDNVPVIVEPPVEGGRASVPVLVDVGTGHVLGPEGEKGSDLVPSPLLFTISATDADSGLNGALIYNLMSGNDAGLCVLDPRSGQVYLNSSDASFLVGREWDLEVSVSDRAEKPHCTRVQVTVTFASHREDMPDSSPVSQPLSPSAVIGICLVALLAIFLVSLKLAVSLCKREKHGNMTYNCREAEHAYSQQQPKKPPKPIRKSDIHVVPVLQRGDAEQPPPGFEVPPEAVRVGVSEIPCHMTPTLFRTLRNQRNQSSLAEQDEGFVLPAVLKVSKPPHAQKCKAPSATDVQLAGAHLCASCPKDPLPEADPQHQGRSSPEADLEEARSRRHILRSLVRLSMAALAEQGPAGQLTLESGPVQQISQLLSLLHQGQVQPKPNHKGNKYTAKQAGCRNTSPHAEDLVTKRGCSSKHPDFALLGEELEDLLDSPSGLDQLTEADPTWMARLSLPLSADYKANIVSPGSLPFPPSQEAVGRGELHTFATFGKAAGGEPAEPQPANSFLSEMSHLLERILSQKANSQEDVSLGLWQQLSVCGRTLEQEGGGVETATSKEMGSGLQV, from the exons ATGTTTTTGGGGCTGTATGTTCCAGTTCTGTGGTGGTCTTTCCTTCTTTTGGTGGATTGTCAGGAAGTCACTACCTTCACCGTGCAGTACCAGGTGCCGGAGGAAGCGCAGTCTGGGACGGTGTTGGGCAGGTTGTCTGAGGAACTGGGCTGGGCGGAGGGCGGCCGGACCGCAGGATCCTTCCAGTTGCTGCAGCCCTCCGCTCTGCTTCCCATCCAGATGGACTCTCAGGAAGGTTTGCTACGCACCGCGGGGAGGCTGGACAGGGAGCAGCTGTGCCCCCACAGAGACCTCTGCCTCATCTCCTTCAGCGTCCTCGCTGCCAAATACCTAGCCCTGATCCACGTGGAGATTCACGTCTTGGATATCAACGACAACGGGCCTCAGTTTCCTCAACCGGCGCTGGAGCTGGAGATATCGGAAAGTGTACTGTTACAGACGCGAATCCCTTTGGATCGAGCCGTCGACCCGGATGCCGGCTCGAACGGCCTCTGTTCCTACCTCTTGTCACCCAGCGAGCACTTTGCCTTGGAGGTCACGTTTGGTTCTGATGGAACTCAGCAGGTGGAGCTCGTGGTTGTTAAAGAAGTGGACCGAGAGCTCTACTCCTCTTTCCTTTTGACCGTGACTGCCGTTGATCACGGCGAGCCCCCCCGATCCGGGAGTACCTTTGTGAGGGTGACCGTGTTGGACTCCAACGACAACAGCCCGACGTTCACCCAGAGTTCTGTGACTGTCGAAATTCGGGAAGATGCTTCGATGGGGACCTTTTTGGTCAACCTCACCGCCACAGATCCAGACCAAGGCCCCAATGGAGAGATCGAATATTCCCTCAGTAAGCACACTCCTGCGGAGGTGCTTAGAACGTTTGCTATCGAGAGCCGGACAGGCCGTGTTCTCTTGCAGCAGCCGCTGGACTATGAGAAAAAAACTAGCTATGAGGTGGATGTACAAGCCCGAGACCACGGAGCAAATCCCATCCCAGCCCACTGCAAGCTTTCGGTCCGCGTTGTGGATGTCAACGACAACAGGCCGGATGTTCATGTAATCTGGGCAGGACAGGCAGCAACGGTGTCAGAGGCTCAGCCCAAGAACAGTTTTGTGGGTCTGGTGATACTCTCTGACCCCGATGCTGGCAATAACGGGAAGGTGGATTGCTATATTAGCCAAGGGGCTGCGCATTTCTCCTTGAGAAGGATCAACCCCAGCAGCTACATGCTGCTCACCATTGCCCCCCTGGACAGGGAGAGCCGGGCAGAGCATAACCTGACCTTGTTCGTCCAGGACCGGGGGGCCCCTTCGCTGGCTGCCACCAGAGATTTCACTGTCCACGTTGGCGATATCAATGACAACGTGCCCTTCTTTGAAGCAAATCTGTACCATGTTTCTGTGGCTGAGAATAGCACCCCCCCTTCCGCTTTGCTGGCAGTCAGGGCTCATGATGCAGATGCAGGCCTCAATGGGAAAGTCACTTACACTATCCCCGATGGGGTGGTTTCGGAGTGGCTCGCTATTGATGCTGGCACCGGGGAAATCTGGACCCGTACAGCTTTTGATGCCGAAAAGATGGCCGGCTTTGAGTTTATTGTCACGGCTCAAGACGCAGGCCAGCCGAAGCTGTCGTCTAATGTTTCTGTCAGGGTCACGGTGCTCGATGTGAACGATAACGTCCCGGTTATCGTAGAACCCCCGGTGGAGGGCGGGCGGGCAAGTGTCCCTGTCCTTGTGGACGTGGGCACTGGTCACGTTCTGGGGCCCGAAGGAGAAAAGGGTTCTGACTTAGTCCCTTCTCCCCTGCTCTTCACCATCTCTGCCACAGATGCAGACTCTGGCTTAAACGGCGCACTTATTTACAACCTGATGAGCGGCAACGACGCTGGCCTGTGTGTCCTTGATCCCCGCTCAGGGCAGGTGTATCTGAACAGCAGCGATGCCAGCTTCCTAGTGGGCCGCGAATGGGACCTGGAAGTGTCTGTGAGTGACCGAGCGGAGAAGCCACACTGCACCAGAGTCCAGGTGACGGTGACGTTCGCCAGTCACCGTGAGGACATGCCAGATTCTTCCCCCGTCTCTCAGCCCCTCAGCCCCTCTGCCGTAATCGGGATTTGCCTTGTGGCGCTGCTTGCCATCTTCCTGGTCAGCTTGAAGCTGGCGGTGTCTCTGTGCAAAAGGGAGAAACACGGCAACATGACGTACAACTGCCGGGAGGCAGAGCACGCCTACAGCCAGCAGCAGCCGAAGAAGCCCCCCAAACCCATCCGGAAATCAGACATCCACGTCGTGCCCGTGCTTCAGCGAGGGGACGCTGAGCAACCACCGCCCGGGTTCGAGGTTCCCCCAGAAGCTGTTCGGGTCGGCGTCTCCGAGATTCCCTGCCACATGACCCCAACTCTGTTCAGGACCCTCCGGAACCAGAGAAACCAGAGCAGCCTCGCCGAGCAGGACGAGGGGTTTGTTCTCCCTGCGGTGCTCAAAGTTTCCAAACCTCCCCATGCACAAAAGTGCAAAGCGCCCAGCGCGACAGACGTGCAGCTCGCCGGCGCACACCTGTGCGCCTCCTGCCCCAAGGACCCCTTGCCGGAAGCAGATCCGCAGCACCAGGGCAGGTCCAGCCCTGAGGCCGACCTAGAGGAGGCCAGGAGCCGCCGGCACATCCTCAGGAGCTTGGTGAGGCTTTCCATGGCAGCTCTCGCCGAACAAGGCCCCGCAGGACAGCTGACGCTGGAATCCGGCCCTGTGCAG CAAATCTCGCAGCTGCTGTCTCTCCTGCACCAGGGCCAAGTGCAACCCAAGCCCAATCACAAAGGCAACAAATACACAGCCAAGCAGGCTGGCTGCAG GAACACCAGCCCACATGCTGAGGACCTCGTCACCAAAAGGGGTTGCAGCAGCAAGCATCCCGACTTTGCGCTGTTGGGAGAGGAACTAGAGGACCTCTTGGATTCTCCATCAG GGCTGGACCAGCTGACGGAAGCAGATCCCACCTGGATGGCCAGGTTGTCCCTTCCCCTCTCAGCCGACTACAAGGCTAACATTGTCTCCCCGGGCTCTCTGCCGTTTCCGCCCAGCCAGGAAGCCGTGGGCAGAGGCGAACTCCACACTTTTGCGACCTTTGGCAAAGCTGCTGGGGGTGAGCCAGCCGAGCCCCAGCCGGCTAACTCCTTCCTCTCCGAGATGAGCCACCTGCTTGAGAGGATTCTGTCTCAGAAGGCCAACTCCCAGGAGGATGTGTCCTTGGGGCTCTGGCAGCAACTCTCTGTGTGCGGCAGGACCTTGGagcaggaagggggtggggtggagacgGCAACCAGCAAGGAGATGGGTAGCGGTCTACAGGTATGA